One part of the Populus alba chromosome 18, ASM523922v2, whole genome shotgun sequence genome encodes these proteins:
- the LOC118051116 gene encoding uncharacterized protein isoform X2 has translation MMKYKGNSLPFTLANLAGPINLTRKLNLSHMIKVGEIQMLAKPIYVLCGRKIFGQYFYAENTNLVAESQTMLRNLEIFLRDGGFLTTREGE, from the exons GCAATTCACTTCCTTTTACTTTGGCCAATCTAGCGGGACCAATTAACTTAACAAGGAAGCTTAATCTCTCCCACATGATCAAG GTTGGTGAGATCCAAATGCTAGCAAAACCAATTTATGTACTCTGTGGAAGGAAAATATTTGGTCAG TATTTCTATGCTGAAAACACGAATCTTGTAGCTGAAAGTCAAACGATGCTAAGGAATCTAGAAATTTTTCTGAGAGATGGAGGCTTTCTGACCACACGAGAAGGGGAATAG